In a single window of the Candidatus Methylacidiphilales bacterium genome:
- a CDS encoding DUF1343 domain-containing protein, translating into MWIRLLLGVLVGPFLALESSSAAVTLGIDTLAAQGYPILTGKRVGLVTNPSGVNAAGVRTSQILAGQKSFRLVALFAPEHGVDGKVAAGRYVDSHRDARTGIWVHSLYGKTRKPTPEMLRGIEVLVYDMQDVGCRSYTFISTLGLVMEAASEAGIPVVVLDRPNPLGGLRVEGPGVDPSWKSFVAQYDIPYVYGLTVGELAWWINDKWLPHPCNLHVFKMGGWNRSMVWADTGLTWVPTSPNIPSSGSTWGYAATGLVGDLGVSNGANVTPIPFEVVASENVDAGRMAALLNGLGLAGVRFEPYSFRPPSGPYSRVTYSGVRLRVDPRTAETLVGLNFYLLDVLRTLQPSKKFTARLQEDGRAMFDKINGGPANRKRWVRGAGAADVRRSWAGTEAQWKRDRLPYLMYP; encoded by the coding sequence ATGTGGATTAGGCTGTTGTTGGGTGTCCTGGTCGGTCCCTTTCTGGCGTTGGAGTCATCGTCTGCAGCGGTGACATTGGGAATCGACACCCTGGCCGCACAGGGATATCCGATCCTGACTGGAAAACGTGTCGGCTTGGTGACCAATCCCTCCGGGGTCAATGCGGCGGGCGTCCGCACTTCCCAGATCCTGGCCGGGCAGAAATCATTCCGATTGGTGGCGCTGTTTGCGCCGGAACACGGAGTGGACGGGAAGGTGGCCGCTGGCCGTTACGTTGACAGCCATCGGGACGCGCGCACCGGAATCTGGGTGCATTCCCTCTACGGAAAGACACGCAAACCGACCCCGGAGATGTTGCGGGGCATTGAGGTTCTGGTCTACGACATGCAGGATGTCGGATGTCGCAGTTACACGTTCATCAGTACCCTTGGGTTGGTGATGGAGGCGGCCTCCGAAGCCGGGATACCGGTTGTCGTTCTGGACCGCCCCAACCCGCTCGGGGGCCTGCGTGTCGAGGGCCCGGGGGTCGATCCTTCTTGGAAAAGTTTCGTCGCCCAGTACGACATCCCCTATGTCTACGGTCTGACCGTCGGTGAACTGGCCTGGTGGATCAATGACAAGTGGCTGCCGCACCCCTGCAACCTTCATGTCTTCAAAATGGGCGGGTGGAACCGGTCCATGGTCTGGGCCGATACCGGTCTGACCTGGGTACCGACTTCACCCAACATTCCCTCGTCCGGATCAACCTGGGGCTATGCGGCGACCGGATTGGTAGGTGATCTGGGCGTGAGCAACGGGGCCAATGTCACCCCCATCCCGTTCGAAGTGGTGGCCTCTGAGAATGTGGATGCGGGCCGGATGGCCGCCCTGTTGAATGGACTGGGATTGGCCGGGGTCCGGTTCGAACCGTATTCCTTCCGTCCGCCGTCCGGTCCCTACAGCCGGGTGACCTATTCGGGCGTGCGGTTGCGGGTCGACCCGCGGACGGCGGAAACCCTGGTCGGTTTGAATTTTTACCTGTTGGATGTCCTGCGCACGCTCCAGCCAAGCAAGAAATTCACCGCGCGTTTGCAGGAAGACGGGCGGGCGATGTTCGATAAAATCAACGGCGGACCGGCCAACCGCAAGCGTTGGGTGCGGGGTGCCGGCGCGGCTGATGTGCGGCGATCCTGGGCTGGAACTGAGGCGCAATGGAAGCGTGATCGCCTGCCCTACCTGATGTATCCTTGA
- the ftsA gene encoding cell division protein FtsA — MIFWKNEPEVIAALEIGTHKVAVAVAELRQDGSLALLGVGESNAVGVRKGLIRDFNRAQEAVKAALLDAEQKTEVEIGQVFLSVSGTHLCSRNVMVRTSIEEEEGTVTPEHIQTLGEMAFQSPIPSDHELVHELLQFYHLDNRTRTTDPVGLSSRSLEAGYHLVHGLRTCLETQVRCVAELGVEVAGVALASYVSAQSVLTAEDKNNGAVLVDLGAGVTDYIVYVGGAIVHSGVIGLGGDHLTQDLTLGLKMPTRQGEEMKIRHGDLFLDPRARDEKITLPREDSFAERTVWLQSVTDILHVRQREILELIRNDLENKGLWGQIGSKIYFTGGASRMKGLGTMAAKIFPVPCSVVNEFRFEGDQTYNRRSDLSTVLGLLRYAQIVMRQSERPRGLARIGRSFRDLLSAMNLL, encoded by the coding sequence ATGATATTCTGGAAAAATGAACCCGAGGTGATTGCCGCACTGGAAATCGGAACCCACAAGGTGGCCGTGGCTGTGGCCGAACTCCGGCAGGATGGCTCGCTCGCCCTGCTCGGGGTGGGGGAATCCAACGCTGTTGGCGTGCGCAAAGGATTGATCCGTGACTTCAACCGGGCACAGGAAGCCGTCAAAGCGGCATTGCTCGATGCCGAACAAAAAACCGAGGTTGAAATCGGCCAGGTATTCCTGTCCGTCAGTGGCACACATCTGTGTTCCCGCAATGTCATGGTCCGCACCTCGATCGAGGAGGAGGAAGGCACGGTCACTCCGGAGCACATCCAGACCTTGGGCGAAATGGCCTTCCAAAGCCCGATCCCGTCCGACCATGAATTGGTGCATGAATTGTTGCAGTTCTACCACCTCGATAATCGCACGCGCACAACCGATCCGGTCGGACTCAGTTCACGGAGCCTGGAAGCCGGTTACCATCTGGTGCACGGGCTCCGCACCTGCCTCGAAACCCAAGTGCGCTGTGTGGCCGAGCTTGGAGTCGAAGTGGCGGGGGTGGCCCTGGCCTCCTATGTGTCCGCGCAATCCGTTCTGACAGCAGAGGACAAAAACAACGGTGCGGTCCTGGTCGACCTCGGGGCCGGGGTGACCGATTACATCGTGTACGTGGGTGGTGCCATTGTGCATTCGGGCGTCATCGGGCTGGGCGGCGACCACCTGACCCAGGATCTCACCCTTGGCCTGAAGATGCCGACCCGGCAGGGCGAAGAAATGAAAATACGCCACGGGGACCTGTTCCTTGATCCGCGTGCGCGGGATGAAAAAATCACCCTGCCGCGCGAGGACAGCTTCGCCGAGCGCACGGTCTGGCTGCAATCGGTGACCGACATCCTCCACGTCCGCCAGCGTGAAATTCTCGAGTTGATCCGCAATGATCTGGAAAACAAGGGACTGTGGGGACAGATCGGCTCGAAGATATACTTTACCGGGGGTGCCTCGCGCATGAAGGGACTGGGCACGATGGCGGCCAAGATTTTCCCCGTGCCGTGTTCGGTGGTGAATGAATTCCGGTTCGAAGGGGACCAGACCTACAACCGCCGCTCCGACCTTTCCACCGTATTGGGCCTGCTGCGCTACGCCCAGATTGTGATGCGCCAGAGTGAACGCCCGCGGGGCCTGGCCCGGATCGGACGCTCGTTCCGGGACTTGCTCTCGGCCATGAATTTGCTCTGA
- a CDS encoding D-alanine--D-alanine ligase translates to MNPLPPITVLKGGISSEREVSLRSGAAVARALREAGCEVDELDITTVAFDLPAPGRVLFIGLHGTFGEDGMLQRRLDEAGRIYTGPGAEACRLSFDKLLAREKFQQGGVRIARGGAWTPETEWPAPFVLKPVADGSSVGVSIARTDGEVEQAREAAAAFGRPMMVEEFIAGRELTVGLLDGRPLPVVEMRPLEGFYDYTNKYTAGRTQHLCPAPLTPEERASVEAAAAAAYRAVGCSVYARVDVILPDDGSAPVVLELNALPGMTDLSLFPEAAAADGISFPELCRRIVELSLEARR, encoded by the coding sequence ATGAACCCACTCCCACCCATCACCGTCCTGAAAGGCGGTATATCCTCGGAGCGTGAGGTGTCCTTGCGTTCCGGTGCGGCTGTGGCCCGTGCCCTTCGGGAGGCGGGATGCGAAGTGGACGAGCTGGACATCACGACCGTTGCCTTTGATCTGCCGGCACCCGGGCGGGTGTTGTTCATTGGTCTGCATGGAACATTCGGTGAGGACGGGATGTTGCAGCGCCGGTTGGATGAAGCGGGCAGGATCTACACCGGCCCGGGAGCCGAGGCCTGTCGTCTGTCCTTTGACAAGCTTTTGGCGCGGGAAAAATTCCAACAAGGTGGTGTGCGCATTGCGAGGGGTGGCGCGTGGACGCCGGAGACGGAATGGCCCGCGCCCTTCGTGCTCAAACCGGTGGCGGATGGATCGAGCGTGGGTGTATCCATCGCCCGGACGGACGGGGAAGTGGAGCAGGCCCGTGAGGCCGCCGCGGCATTTGGCAGGCCCATGATGGTGGAAGAATTCATCGCCGGGCGCGAGTTGACTGTCGGCCTTTTGGATGGCCGACCATTGCCCGTGGTGGAGATGCGCCCGCTCGAAGGATTTTACGATTACACCAACAAATACACGGCGGGACGGACCCAGCACCTATGTCCGGCCCCTCTCACGCCGGAAGAGCGTGCTTCGGTGGAAGCTGCCGCCGCCGCTGCCTACCGGGCCGTGGGCTGCAGTGTGTATGCGAGGGTCGATGTCATCCTGCCCGACGACGGAAGTGCACCAGTGGTGCTCGAGCTGAATGCGCTCCCCGGCATGACCGACCTGAGTCTCTTTCCAGAGGCCGCCGCCGCCGATGGCATTTCCTTCCCGGAACTTTGCCGCCGCATCGTGGAACTTTCGCTGGAGGCACGCCGATGA
- a CDS encoding FtsQ-type POTRA domain-containing protein, with protein sequence MSRFGSRGPRRNKRHVLLAEVHQRTQNKKLQGHLTMVGIGVVVLGVIALGTHFATRSILHHAFFRNDDFQIKNIEIKVTGGVSRSEVIEWAGVRMGSNLMILKLPDVRERLQRMPYIASVVIERRLPSTLRIEVVERQPMAKLLPYSSAGHQLAQSVYYVDGQGYVMRPKAGERLKPLPVIKGVAHEYIREGERTERAELLGALNLLRLADYTTLKSELDLTEIEVQSRGYLILRTRDQGMICFRTDYLQEQIQRLRVILDHARENNLFVRTVDLTPERNVPVTYF encoded by the coding sequence ATGAGCCGTTTCGGATCGCGCGGGCCGCGTCGCAATAAACGCCATGTTCTGCTGGCCGAAGTCCACCAGCGCACGCAGAACAAGAAATTGCAGGGGCATCTGACCATGGTCGGGATCGGGGTCGTGGTGCTCGGGGTCATCGCCTTGGGCACCCATTTCGCCACGCGCAGCATCCTCCACCACGCCTTTTTCCGGAACGACGACTTTCAGATCAAAAACATCGAAATCAAGGTCACCGGAGGGGTGAGCCGCTCCGAGGTCATCGAATGGGCCGGAGTGCGGATGGGGAGCAACCTGATGATCCTGAAACTGCCCGACGTCCGTGAGCGACTCCAGCGAATGCCTTACATCGCTTCTGTAGTGATCGAACGCCGCCTTCCTTCGACCCTCCGCATCGAAGTGGTCGAGAGACAACCGATGGCCAAGCTGCTGCCCTACTCCAGCGCCGGTCACCAACTCGCGCAGTCGGTGTACTATGTCGATGGGCAGGGCTACGTCATGCGGCCCAAAGCCGGTGAGCGGCTGAAGCCCCTGCCGGTGATCAAAGGAGTGGCCCATGAATACATCCGCGAGGGCGAGCGGACGGAACGGGCCGAATTGCTGGGTGCGCTCAATCTCCTGCGTCTGGCCGACTACACCACGCTCAAGAGCGAACTCGACCTGACCGAGATCGAGGTCCAGAGCCGGGGATACCTGATTTTGCGGACGCGCGACCAGGGCATGATTTGTTTCCGCACCGACTACCTCCAGGAACAGATCCAGCGCCTGCGGGTCATCCTGGACCATGCCCGGGAGAACAACCTTTTTGTACGAACGGTCGACCTGACCCCGGAGCGCAACGTTCCGGTGACCTACTTCTAA
- the hemN gene encoding oxygen-independent coproporphyrinogen III oxidase encodes MTHAAGHDGGVQVVEESILPEALPGKELLARYGGEAPRYTSYPTAPCFTDFTPDQEQSAWREMPARPLSLYVHLPFCRDVCLFCGCHAVHTRDERRSGPYLADLEREIVATAARLDGARPVVQLHWGGGTPTFLGPDEMAVLSRLLRTHFAFDAGAECGIEIDPRVVCDAQLEVLRSEGFKRVSLGVQDLDPAVQQAVHRIQPREMTEAVVARVRAHGFTSVSIDLIHGLPRQTRAGFRQTVDAVVAMAPDRISLFAFAYLPERIRHQRAIDPAELPAPEERLAMWADAVSQLAAAGYRHVGMDHFARPDDDLCRAQDGGTLQRNFQGYSTHGGCDLLGFGVSAISSLGRCYAQNEKDLPRYGRLVRENGRATVRGLRLSDDDLVRREVIMELMCHFAVDWGATGFRPGPAELAALDGMARDGLLEHDPYGLRVLGPGRFFIRRIARVFDAHAAVQPTAYSRTF; translated from the coding sequence ATGACACACGCCGCGGGACACGATGGCGGGGTGCAAGTTGTCGAGGAAAGTATCCTGCCGGAAGCCCTTCCCGGGAAGGAATTGCTGGCGCGTTACGGTGGTGAGGCACCCCGCTACACCAGCTACCCCACAGCCCCATGTTTCACGGACTTCACCCCGGACCAGGAGCAATCTGCGTGGAGGGAGATGCCCGCCCGGCCGCTATCGCTCTATGTCCACCTGCCCTTTTGCCGCGATGTCTGCCTGTTCTGTGGCTGCCATGCCGTTCACACGCGGGATGAAAGGCGATCCGGTCCCTACCTGGCCGACCTGGAACGAGAGATCGTTGCCACCGCCGCGCGCCTGGACGGTGCGCGCCCGGTGGTACAATTGCATTGGGGTGGCGGCACGCCGACGTTTCTGGGCCCTGATGAGATGGCCGTGCTTTCCCGCCTCCTCCGCACCCATTTTGCCTTCGATGCCGGCGCGGAGTGCGGCATTGAAATCGACCCGCGGGTGGTCTGTGACGCGCAGTTGGAAGTCCTGCGGAGCGAGGGGTTCAAGCGGGTTTCCCTCGGGGTGCAGGATCTCGACCCGGCGGTGCAGCAGGCAGTCCACCGTATCCAGCCCCGGGAAATGACCGAGGCAGTGGTGGCCCGGGTGCGGGCACATGGGTTCACCAGCGTGTCGATCGACCTGATCCATGGACTTCCCCGGCAAACGCGGGCGGGATTCCGGCAAACCGTCGATGCCGTGGTGGCCATGGCACCCGACCGGATTTCGCTCTTTGCCTTTGCCTACCTTCCAGAGCGTATCCGCCACCAGAGGGCCATCGATCCGGCGGAGCTGCCCGCTCCGGAGGAGCGCCTCGCGATGTGGGCTGACGCGGTGTCACAACTGGCCGCGGCCGGTTACCGCCACGTTGGGATGGATCACTTCGCCCGTCCGGACGACGACCTCTGCCGGGCCCAGGACGGGGGGACACTCCAGCGCAATTTCCAGGGATACAGCACCCATGGTGGGTGTGACTTGTTGGGTTTCGGGGTTTCGGCGATCAGCAGCCTGGGCCGGTGCTATGCCCAAAACGAAAAAGACCTGCCCCGCTACGGGCGCTTGGTGCGCGAGAACGGACGGGCCACGGTGCGGGGCCTGCGCCTGAGCGATGATGACCTGGTGCGGCGCGAAGTGATCATGGAACTGATGTGTCATTTTGCCGTTGATTGGGGGGCGACCGGGTTCCGGCCCGGTCCTGCAGAACTGGCGGCGTTGGACGGGATGGCCCGCGACGGCCTCCTGGAACACGACCCGTACGGTCTCCGGGTCTTGGGTCCCGGACGTTTCTTCATCCGCCGCATTGCCCGGGTCTTCGACGCCCACGCGGCGGTCCAACCGACGGCTTACTCGCGGACATTCTGA
- a CDS encoding DUF2721 domain-containing protein, with protein MDITLSTPALLFPAVSLLLLAYTNRFLALATLIRQLHMAYERDREARLLEQIHHIRGRLYLIRNMQGSGVLSLLLCTLSMGAFYLGWDMTGAVFFGLSLALMALSLLLSVWEIHISTTTLEILLRDLESGEANKGH; from the coding sequence ATGGACATCACCCTTTCCACACCGGCACTGCTTTTTCCGGCGGTCAGCCTCCTCCTGCTGGCCTACACCAACCGGTTCCTCGCCCTGGCCACGCTGATCCGCCAATTGCACATGGCCTATGAGCGCGACCGGGAGGCCCGCTTGTTGGAGCAGATCCACCACATCCGCGGCCGCTTGTATCTCATCCGCAACATGCAGGGGAGTGGTGTCCTCAGCCTCCTGCTCTGCACGCTCAGCATGGGTGCGTTTTACCTCGGCTGGGACATGACGGGGGCGGTGTTCTTCGGTTTGAGTCTGGCCCTGATGGCCCTGTCGCTCCTGCTTTCCGTGTGGGAGATCCACATCTCCACCACCACTTTGGAGATCCTGCTGCGCGATTTGGAATCGGGCGAAGCCAACAAGGGTCATTAG
- the murG gene encoding undecaprenyldiphospho-muramoylpentapeptide beta-N-acetylglucosaminyltransferase, whose product MSTSARICIACGGTGGHLFPGLAVAEELRRSGHQVRLYVSNKEIDRRALAAYPEFERVALPVLGWPGLGPRTPSFFVAFWKAYRQSVAELREYTPDAVLGMGGFTSAPILLAASRRRIPTLLHESNAIPGKVTRWMASRSTRVLLGFSECAAHLEASVLKVTGTPVRSTLKVMDRREAAAEWGLDPDRFTIAVMGGSQGAAGLNRLVARAAAEWKNLSDKIQIIHLAGPQDVNLLHYNYQRDGIRAEVRDFCDRMETVYSLADAVVARSGASSLTELAFYRLPSFLVPYPHAAEDHQTRNAQAYAKGGAARVARENDEGSSALARWIRELMEEPGRREVMASAAGKFQTGGAAARVAREVEDALF is encoded by the coding sequence GTGAGCACCTCGGCCCGAATCTGCATCGCATGTGGGGGAACCGGCGGGCACCTGTTCCCTGGACTGGCAGTGGCCGAGGAACTGCGCCGGTCCGGCCACCAGGTGCGGCTGTATGTTTCGAACAAGGAAATCGACCGCCGCGCGCTCGCGGCCTACCCCGAATTTGAAAGAGTGGCTCTACCTGTGTTAGGATGGCCGGGGCTCGGCCCGCGCACGCCCTCGTTTTTCGTGGCCTTCTGGAAGGCTTATCGCCAGTCGGTTGCCGAACTGCGTGAATACACCCCCGACGCGGTCCTGGGGATGGGGGGGTTCACCTCGGCCCCGATCCTGCTGGCCGCCTCAAGGCGTCGTATCCCGACTCTTCTGCATGAATCCAACGCCATTCCTGGCAAGGTCACCCGCTGGATGGCTTCCCGCAGCACCCGGGTCCTCCTGGGCTTCTCGGAGTGCGCGGCCCATCTTGAAGCCTCGGTCCTGAAGGTCACCGGAACTCCGGTTCGTTCAACCCTGAAGGTCATGGACCGGCGCGAGGCAGCCGCCGAATGGGGCCTGGATCCCGACCGATTCACCATCGCGGTCATGGGCGGTAGCCAGGGAGCCGCTGGCCTGAACCGATTGGTGGCGCGTGCCGCGGCTGAATGGAAGAACCTGTCCGACAAAATCCAGATCATCCATCTGGCCGGACCGCAGGATGTCAATTTGCTCCATTACAACTACCAGCGTGACGGCATCCGGGCCGAAGTCCGCGATTTTTGCGACCGCATGGAAACTGTCTACAGCCTGGCCGACGCGGTGGTCGCCCGCTCCGGAGCCTCCTCCCTGACCGAATTGGCCTTTTACCGCCTGCCCTCATTCCTGGTTCCGTATCCACATGCGGCGGAAGACCACCAGACACGCAACGCCCAGGCCTACGCCAAGGGGGGCGCGGCCAGGGTGGCCCGCGAAAACGACGAAGGTTCGTCCGCCCTGGCCCGTTGGATCAGGGAATTGATGGAAGAACCCGGACGACGCGAAGTCATGGCCAGTGCCGCAGGAAAATTCCAAACAGGCGGGGCCGCCGCGCGGGTGGCCAGGGAGGTGGAAGATGCCCTCTTCTGA
- a CDS encoding WYL domain-containing protein, producing the protein MKTSPSRHSRPPLARMLRLHEELSAGRHPNCRSMAREFEVSDKTIQRDFDFMRDQLGLPLEYVPEKFGFRYTEAVTAFPSIQVSEGEMVALFVAQKAMLQYRGTPFEKPLAAAFRKLTQGLKDQVSFEASDWESFYSFRSSGAPVSDLEQFEILGRCLRESLEVVFPYRKLRSREAEERRVEPYHLACVENQWYLFGRDLSRDGVRTFVLGRMGPVRSTGRAFRRPADFSPAKLLAGSFGVFSGDKPRLVRVRFDAFASQLVRERQWHPSQRIREWKDGIEVEMTLTSLPEVERWILSWGAHARVMAPLELRRSIQEALRQALSAYG; encoded by the coding sequence ATGAAGACCTCCCCCTCCCGCCATTCCCGCCCCCCGCTGGCCCGCATGCTCCGCCTGCATGAGGAGTTGTCCGCCGGACGCCACCCGAACTGCCGGTCGATGGCCCGGGAGTTCGAGGTATCGGACAAAACCATCCAGCGGGACTTCGATTTCATGCGCGACCAACTGGGGTTGCCGTTGGAATATGTGCCGGAGAAGTTCGGCTTCCGTTACACCGAAGCGGTGACGGCCTTCCCTTCGATCCAGGTGAGCGAGGGGGAAATGGTGGCCCTGTTTGTGGCCCAGAAGGCGATGTTGCAGTATCGCGGAACGCCTTTCGAGAAGCCGTTGGCCGCGGCTTTCCGCAAACTCACCCAGGGACTGAAAGACCAGGTGTCGTTCGAAGCCTCGGATTGGGAATCGTTCTATTCCTTTCGCTCGAGCGGGGCTCCGGTTTCCGACCTGGAACAATTCGAGATCCTGGGACGGTGTCTGCGCGAATCCCTGGAGGTGGTGTTTCCTTATCGGAAACTGCGCAGCCGTGAGGCCGAAGAACGCCGCGTCGAGCCCTACCACCTCGCCTGCGTGGAAAACCAGTGGTATCTCTTCGGGCGCGATCTGTCCCGCGACGGGGTGCGGACCTTTGTGCTCGGACGCATGGGGCCGGTGCGGTCGACCGGACGGGCTTTCCGCCGGCCGGCGGACTTTTCCCCGGCCAAATTGCTCGCTGGCAGCTTCGGCGTTTTCAGCGGGGACAAGCCGCGCTTGGTCCGGGTGCGTTTCGACGCCTTTGCCTCACAGTTGGTGCGGGAACGCCAGTGGCATCCCTCGCAGCGCATCCGTGAATGGAAGGACGGGATCGAAGTGGAGATGACCCTGACCAGTCTGCCCGAGGTGGAGCGCTGGATACTGAGTTGGGGGGCCCACGCCCGGGTGATGGCCCCGCTCGAACTGCGCCGCAGTATCCAGGAGGCCTTGCGGCAGGCGCTGTCAGCTTATGGCTGA
- the murC gene encoding UDP-N-acetylmuramate--L-alanine ligase — protein MPSSEKIKPPGPGSRVHLLGVGGSGMSALAHMLLDAGCRVSGSDLQRGTAVRALEERGMLFQQDHEPGAVRSADIVVYSSAIRTNNSELIYAVQNRVPVLKRAEMLANLIQSRKAILVAGTHGKTTSSLMLSRLFMEAGRDPGYYIGAEVPSLGRNAALGTGPEVVVEADESDGTIACYQPHAALVLNIEEDHLDHYGNFAAIVETFRGVISRVDRVPVLCADDPVCRLLAPANPLSISYALDHDADFRATGIDLAAGMSRFTVHHRERVLGDITLSLPGRHNVSNALGVIAVALSLDVEFGDCQRALAALVGPGRRFETRYLGQDYHIVDDYAHHPSEIRATLAAARRLPRKRVLALFQPHRYSRTAHLLGQFTNAFEDADRVVVTEIYGAGEDNPTGLSARTLCEGSGHRDKPLFAWNLEHAKALVAEQLVPGDVLVTMGAGNVHLVAGQIAADLKQADLLRPHLESASVFRCFEPMRKHTTLRVGGPAQMWLEPTSEEELSRVLACCRSEGIPVTVIGRGSNLLVRDGGIRGLCLHLGRAAFTGLRVENGRLVAGAGVRLREIAYMAKKHGLAGMEFMEGIPGNLGGSLKMNAGAMQSWMFEVVESVRLMDLGGKVFELPREKIEAGYRHVPLLQNHIVLGATLLGRPEAPSEIEARLAAYSRKRWDSQPAAPSAGCTFKNTDSIPAGRLIDELGLKDRRVGGARVSPVHANFLVNDGGATASDMLTLIGEIRETALKERGIELELEVQVVGEDVT, from the coding sequence ATGCCCTCTTCTGAAAAAATCAAGCCCCCCGGTCCGGGCAGTCGGGTGCACCTTCTTGGTGTCGGAGGCAGCGGCATGAGCGCGCTGGCCCACATGCTCCTGGATGCCGGTTGCCGGGTCAGCGGATCCGACCTCCAACGAGGAACGGCGGTGCGTGCGCTGGAGGAGCGGGGCATGCTGTTCCAACAGGACCACGAGCCCGGGGCGGTGCGCTCCGCTGATATCGTGGTTTATTCCTCGGCGATCCGTACGAACAATTCGGAGCTAATTTACGCTGTACAAAACAGGGTGCCCGTCCTAAAAAGGGCGGAAATGCTGGCGAACCTTATCCAATCCAGAAAGGCCATCCTGGTCGCCGGCACGCATGGTAAAACCACGTCGAGTCTGATGCTCTCCCGTCTCTTCATGGAAGCAGGGCGAGACCCGGGCTATTATATCGGAGCCGAAGTACCGTCCCTCGGCCGCAATGCCGCCCTCGGTACCGGTCCGGAAGTCGTGGTCGAAGCGGACGAGAGCGATGGAACCATCGCCTGCTACCAGCCCCATGCCGCACTCGTGCTGAACATCGAAGAGGACCACCTCGACCACTATGGAAATTTCGCCGCAATCGTCGAAACCTTCCGCGGGGTCATTTCCCGTGTGGACCGGGTTCCGGTGCTTTGTGCCGATGATCCCGTGTGCCGCCTTCTGGCTCCGGCCAACCCCCTTTCCATATCCTACGCCCTCGACCATGATGCCGACTTTCGCGCCACCGGGATCGATTTGGCGGCAGGGATGTCACGCTTCACCGTCCACCACCGCGAACGCGTCCTTGGTGACATCACCTTGTCCCTGCCCGGACGCCACAACGTCAGCAATGCCCTCGGAGTGATTGCGGTTGCGCTCTCGCTTGATGTGGAATTCGGCGACTGCCAGCGGGCCCTGGCCGCCTTGGTGGGCCCCGGACGCCGGTTTGAAACCCGTTACCTTGGCCAGGACTATCACATCGTCGACGACTATGCACACCATCCTTCGGAGATCCGCGCGACGCTCGCAGCGGCCCGCCGACTACCGCGCAAGCGCGTGCTGGCCCTCTTTCAGCCGCACCGTTATTCGCGCACGGCCCATCTTCTCGGCCAGTTCACGAACGCCTTCGAAGATGCCGACCGGGTCGTGGTGACAGAGATATATGGCGCGGGTGAAGACAATCCCACCGGGTTGTCCGCACGGACACTCTGCGAGGGATCAGGACACCGTGATAAACCCCTCTTTGCCTGGAATCTTGAGCACGCAAAGGCCTTGGTGGCCGAGCAACTCGTCCCCGGCGATGTGTTGGTGACCATGGGGGCTGGGAACGTTCATCTGGTGGCCGGGCAGATAGCCGCCGACCTGAAGCAAGCCGATCTGTTGCGCCCCCATCTGGAATCCGCCTCGGTGTTCCGCTGCTTCGAACCCATGCGCAAACACACCACCCTGCGGGTCGGAGGGCCGGCCCAAATGTGGCTGGAGCCTACGAGTGAGGAAGAATTGTCCCGCGTCCTGGCCTGTTGCCGTTCCGAGGGTATTCCCGTGACCGTCATCGGCCGGGGCAGCAACCTCCTGGTGCGCGATGGCGGCATCCGCGGGCTGTGCCTCCACTTGGGACGTGCGGCATTCACGGGTCTGCGGGTGGAGAACGGCCGCCTGGTTGCCGGGGCCGGGGTCCGGTTGCGTGAGATCGCCTACATGGCCAAAAAACACGGCCTGGCAGGAATGGAATTCATGGAAGGGATTCCTGGCAATCTCGGCGGGTCACTGAAGATGAACGCGGGGGCGATGCAATCCTGGATGTTCGAGGTGGTTGAGTCCGTACGTTTGATGGATCTGGGGGGGAAGGTGTTTGAACTGCCCCGGGAAAAAATCGAGGCCGGTTACCGGCACGTGCCGCTCTTGCAAAATCACATTGTCCTTGGAGCAACTTTGCTGGGCAGGCCGGAGGCCCCCTCGGAAATCGAGGCGCGACTGGCGGCTTACAGCCGCAAGCGGTGGGACTCCCAGCCGGCAGCCCCCAGTGCGGGCTGCACGTTCAAAAACACCGACTCCATACCGGCTGGACGTTTGATCGATGAGCTGGGTCTTAAGGACCGCCGGGTGGGTGGAGCCCGTGTATCACCCGTTCATGCCAACTTCCTGGTCAACGACGGTGGTGCGACGGCCTCGGACATGCTGACGCTCATTGGGGAAATCCGTGAAACCGCCCTCAAGGAGCGAGGGATAGAACTGGAACTGGAAGTCCAGGTCGTCGGGGAGGATGTGACATGA